Within Corynebacterium jeddahense, the genomic segment GCGAAGGTGAAGGAGCCGCGACGTTTCGTCGCGTGCGGTTTGCATCGCGTCGAATCGGGGTTTGAGAGATGCCGAGTCACTGATGCTGTGCAGGCGGCCACAGGCTCGTGCAAATGAACGGTCCTCGGTGTGCGCCGGGGTGGTTGCGCTTTGCATGTGTGCGGCAAAGAGTGTGAGGGCGTAGTATGCCGCGGATTCGGACGGGGAAGGGGCGTCCCCACGCCCGATCTCACCTTCGCTCAATGTAGGGGTGAGCACACTTAGCACCAGTTGAAGTGCGAGGGGATCAGTTCCGAATTCGCGCGCCGCACTTTTGCGCAGCTCTGCGAGGATTCGGCGCGCTTCCGTTCCTTCGATTGAGTCGGGTCGTTCCAAGTAACTGGTTTGCAGGCGGGCTGCGGTGTTGGCCACACTGAATCGCAGATTTGGACTGCTCATGCTTGGTCTCCTTTCTGGCGCAATTCGCGCTGTTCTTTCTCGTGCTCCCGCAAAAGGGGGAGGTCTTTGCTGATTCGATACTGCAGACTGCGGTATAGGGACCCCGCGCTGACCACGCGCCCCTCGCCGTCCTCTCCGGCATCGACCACTCGCCCGACCAGCGCCTTTTGTCCCGCTCCGCGCACTTTCTCATCCGCAATGCGGAAGAGATGCTCGCGGATCCGGCGCTGCCAACCGATACCTTCTTCCTCAATTTCCTCCAGGTTGAGGTTCCGCAGCCAGTCGAGGAAGAGTGGTTCCAAGAGGGTGTACAGGCTGTCGGCTGCGTCAGCGTCAAAGACGTACTCGCCGCCTGCCGCAACCTCGAGTTGACCTGCGAACCAGCCGAGCGAGATGGCGGCATTCTTGGTCGCTTCAGCGGCGTCTCGGACGTATTGGCGGTGTACTCGGGACAGGCGGTCATCCTGCAGCAGGGAAAGAGGCAATCCAATGTTTCCCGTCACCACAGTGCCTATCGACGAACTCTGTGGCCCGTATCCCATCGACACGATGTGGACATCCGCGACTTCGTTGGAGCGCTGGTGCCGGGCGATCGAGGCAAAATTGATCAAGTTACTTGGCCGCTGAGGTGCTCGGTCTGTATCTGAAAAACCGGGATCCGACTGAGCAGCAATCAGTGCGTCCAGTGACCGCCACATTGTGCGCTCCGCATCGTACGGTTTCGGATAGAAGGCCAACTGTCCCTTCTTGGATTGGTTCTTGCTGAAGCGGTATGGGGTCATCGGATCCCCAAACGCGTTCTTCCCCGCATCGGGGATGCGGTCACCATTGCTCACTAGCACGGCGACAACCTGGTCTCCCTCCGGGAACAGGCGGATCCTCCTACACTGCCAAGTTGCCAAATCGGCTGCACCTTTAGGCGCCGGCGCTGGAGGATCGGCGAGTTTGCCTGCGCGATCGTTGCGCTGAGCTGCTGAATCAGGTTCGCGTTCCCAGGCCGGCAGATCGTCAGCGGCGCTTGGAGAAAGGATGTCCTCAGTGCTGTTCAGTAGCAGCGTCTCCAGCAGGGTGCGGCCTTGGATGACGGTGCCGCCGGTCATCCCGGCCCAGCCTGTGCCGATCGGGTAACCTTTTCCACCCTTCACACGAGGATCGCCGATTGCGCCGGATTTGATACCGGAGTAGTCATAGGCTTGGGTGTGAATGAGCCAGCGCGCAGCTTCGGCAAACGTCAAACTTGAGCGGCCTTCGTGCGTGCGCATCGTGAAATAGTCTTGCTCCGCATCAGGCAAGATGCGTGAGACGGGTTGCCGCGTGGACTTGGTCGTGTCCAGAGCCGCCACCTGCATGAAGGGAGCAGTGGTGTCGAAGAGATTGAATCGATCCCGGTGCGTGTTGAGGTACTCCAGGACGGCGTCATCGCGGCCGTCGTCGAGAAGCTGCTTGCGTGTGTTGATGAACCATTCTTCCCACCGCCGAGCTTTTGCGGGCTCGCCGAGGTGGGCACGCCAGAAAATGGCCAGCAGTACGCGGAGTACCGCATAGTCCTGGGTGGGGGAGTCGCCGAGGATCCGAATGGGGGATGATGTGCCGTCGAAAACTTGGCGGATACTCAATGTTTCAATGCCGTCAGTGGTCTCGCAGACGATCCAAGGTTGCTCTAGGAGATCGAACGACGGCTGATTGTCTGACGTTGTCACTTCGCTTTCTCCTTTCTGTCACGGGTAGCAGGTGGGGTCGGGGAATACGGTACGGGTTTAGCTGACATTGTCCCCTTGCCCGTCGCTAAGAATTTCGATTCCGAGTTCCGAGGAGTAACGAACCCTGAACCGGCCTAGCTCTGCTTCGCCGTCCTCGTTGAGTGGGAGCGCGAGCTGACCTTTGAGGAGGTAGTGCTTGTTCCAAGCCGTTGGCGTTAGCTGCTCGAGAGACCCGACCACGTCGTTGAAATCATGGTCGTACCTGGTCATTCGCGCAGGAAGGCGCACTGTGCTCGAAGCGAGGTGAAGCGCCTGGCGGTAGTTCAGTTCGGGGTTTCCGGTAATCACCCAATCGGTTCCAAGAGGTGCATACTCCTCTTCGCTGCCGAGGATGGGGATAACCTCCACGGCCGGTTCCGCATCGCGCACTTGTGCTGCACCGATTTCTTCATCACCCAGGCGAACGGCGGCTCGCTGAAGATCCCCAAAGAGATCACTCAACCTCGAGCACTCATTCGGTGATTTGATTCGGAAGCTCTTAGAGCGGCTGTGCGCCGCTTCTTGGCGCGCCTGATTCAGAACTTCTGCTTTCTCCCATTCTTCGACCCATTCGGCCGGCACCTCTTGCTCAGGCGCGTAGACCGCTCGGACAAGCGGGGCGACATCGTCGGGGCGCTTGAACGTATCCGGTAGGTGGAGAATGGTTGAAAGCAGGACCTTGGCCCCATAGATCGCTTCGGCGCCGGAATTCAGTACCGGGTGCGGGGTGAGGGAATCGATGCTTCGGACAAACACTCGCGGCTCCCGCAGGGCCGCCGGCCTGTCCGTCAACGGGCGGTCGTGGCGGTGCAGGCGCCCGATGCGCTGAATCAGCAGATCCATCGGGGCAATGTCGGTGATGAGAACATCAGCATCGATATCCAGGCTCTGCTCTGCGACCTGGGTGGCAACCACAATCTTGAGGTGCGGCCTGCTTTCGCCCCGATGTGCCCCGGGGCCGAGCTCGGTGCGTAAGCGGTCCTCTTTCTCTGAACGCTCCCACGCCATGAATCCTGCGTGGTGGAGTTCAACCTCGTCGGGGAAGGACTGCAGGAGAGCCGTGTAGGCCTCTTGTGCTCGGGCGATGGTGTTGCAGATGATGAGGGCCACGCCGCCGTCGTTAAGCAAAGCTTCCATCTCACGCAGGAGGACTTCATCAGAATCTTCAATGACCTCGAGCGTGGCCTCTAGGTTCGTGGGACTGGGCTCTGGCGCAATGCTGTGTTGACTCGACCCCGAGGCCACAGTGATGAGTGGGTAGGAGTGGGAAGGGGTCGCGACTTCCTGTCCGGTGTACGCTTTTACCAGAGCGTTTCTGCGATCTGGGGGCAGTGTCGCTGACATCATTATGACGGTCGCTCCGTAATGCGCCAGCCACTCGAGGGTGGTTTCGAGGTAGTCGGAGGTGTATGTGTCGTAGGCGTGCACCTCATCGAAGATGATGATTTTTCCAGCAAGCGCGACATGCCTCAGCATGGAATACCGCTGCCGCAGCGCCATCATGAGCACTTGGTCGACGGTGCCCACGACCACGTTTGAAAGCAGCCCCCGGCGGCGCCCGCTCATCCACGAGCTTGCCACCACATTGTCGCCGGTGGGGTAGTCCTCGCCAATACCCTTGAACCGCAGTCGTTGGTACGGCTGGGAGAGCTGGTTCTTCGAATGTGCGAGGTAAAGAGACGCCACAGCTTCCGCCTCG encodes:
- the casB gene encoding type I-E CRISPR-associated protein Cse2/CasB; this encodes MSSPNLRFSVANTAARLQTSYLERPDSIEGTEARRILAELRKSAAREFGTDPLALQLVLSVLTPTLSEGEIGRGDAPSPSESAAYYALTLFAAHMQSATTPAHTEDRSFARACGRLHSISDSASLKPRFDAMQTARDETSRLLHLRTLVSLLRNKKLAFDYGAFAHDLRSLQNPTRRDGVLLRWGRDYAVGMLRPSQQDEQLSDNEPTDLPAASS
- the casA gene encoding type I-E CRISPR-associated protein Cse1/CasA, translated to MTTSDNQPSFDLLEQPWIVCETTDGIETLSIRQVFDGTSSPIRILGDSPTQDYAVLRVLLAIFWRAHLGEPAKARRWEEWFINTRKQLLDDGRDDAVLEYLNTHRDRFNLFDTTAPFMQVAALDTTKSTRQPVSRILPDAEQDYFTMRTHEGRSSLTFAEAARWLIHTQAYDYSGIKSGAIGDPRVKGGKGYPIGTGWAGMTGGTVIQGRTLLETLLLNSTEDILSPSAADDLPAWEREPDSAAQRNDRAGKLADPPAPAPKGAADLATWQCRRIRLFPEGDQVVAVLVSNGDRIPDAGKNAFGDPMTPYRFSKNQSKKGQLAFYPKPYDAERTMWRSLDALIAAQSDPGFSDTDRAPQRPSNLINFASIARHQRSNEVADVHIVSMGYGPQSSSIGTVVTGNIGLPLSLLQDDRLSRVHRQYVRDAAEATKNAAISLGWFAGQLEVAAGGEYVFDADAADSLYTLLEPLFLDWLRNLNLEEIEEEGIGWQRRIREHLFRIADEKVRGAGQKALVGRVVDAGEDGEGRVVSAGSLYRSLQYRISKDLPLLREHEKEQRELRQKGDQA
- a CDS encoding CRISPR-associated helicase/endonuclease Cas3, translated to MWAKSGDESGNLSLPQHLMDTAGVAAVVYDTWVAEPIKRRLTEGLSLSDDQVRDLYIWLAGVHDCGKACLKFQTQLEQKGGFEHLVFNLTDAGLPLRVGGLEKTLTKMPHGICSGVLILNWLMEQGFDYPTAELLSSVADAHHGVPSPVEDRDRIETILSAYPNEWQEVHRELLNTMAEAIDVQSTLETLKTNSLNDAAAIQLLTGLVVIADWIASNPEAFPMVVTGTQEERVQLGMQATDLTAPWSGRAIDGDVDKLYQSSFDWPDHYRARSVQAAMVEAAKTVTEPTLIILEAETGVGKTEAALAAAHVIANATDAQGIYFAAPTMATANGLLERTIAWTKNTTEAEAVASLYLAHSKNQLSQPYQRLRFKGIGEDYPTGDNVVASSWMSGRRRGLLSNVVVGTVDQVLMMALRQRYSMLRHVALAGKIIIFDEVHAYDTYTSDYLETTLEWLAHYGATVIMMSATLPPDRRNALVKAYTGQEVATPSHSYPLITVASGSSQHSIAPEPSPTNLEATLEVIEDSDEVLLREMEALLNDGGVALIICNTIARAQEAYTALLQSFPDEVELHHAGFMAWERSEKEDRLRTELGPGAHRGESRPHLKIVVATQVAEQSLDIDADVLITDIAPMDLLIQRIGRLHRHDRPLTDRPAALREPRVFVRSIDSLTPHPVLNSGAEAIYGAKVLLSTILHLPDTFKRPDDVAPLVRAVYAPEQEVPAEWVEEWEKAEVLNQARQEAAHSRSKSFRIKSPNECSRLSDLFGDLQRAAVRLGDEEIGAAQVRDAEPAVEVIPILGSEEEYAPLGTDWVITGNPELNYRQALHLASSTVRLPARMTRYDHDFNDVVGSLEQLTPTAWNKHYLLKGQLALPLNEDGEAELGRFRVRYSSELGIEILSDGQGDNVS